The following coding sequences lie in one Metallumcola ferriviriculae genomic window:
- a CDS encoding helix-turn-helix domain-containing protein translates to MAQIGELLTRIRTKKDLSLRDVEQATKIRIKYLRALEAEEFEQIPGEVYVIGFLRTYCRYLGLDADLIVNEYRDQTKMYNDHDDETDAAEKSTSESLMQWKRNIKVVAAVCIGILILAGSVGMLLYSSDDNGSKPAVSESSTPDLSPNNDVSKDGSGSEHAGNVSNEKNEDKERDETVLEKTTTAPGINAEITVEAEKRCWVKFTVDGNNTYTGTIVGPLSKTINAEDNFAAVFGNAGAVSIKVNGKQITDIGGDGAVSHMQMEITNSETLIVRINGKEKMEIKISTEKVSNQ, encoded by the coding sequence ATGGCCCAGATAGGGGAATTGTTGACACGAATTAGGACCAAGAAAGATTTGTCCCTGCGAGATGTGGAACAGGCAACAAAAATCCGCATTAAATATCTGCGTGCATTAGAGGCAGAAGAATTTGAGCAAATTCCCGGTGAGGTCTATGTCATAGGTTTCTTACGTACCTATTGCCGTTACTTGGGTCTTGATGCCGATCTAATTGTTAATGAATATAGAGACCAGACAAAGATGTATAATGACCATGATGATGAAACGGATGCCGCCGAAAAAAGTACCTCCGAATCTTTAATGCAGTGGAAAAGGAACATTAAGGTTGTGGCTGCAGTGTGTATAGGCATACTAATATTAGCGGGATCTGTTGGTATGCTACTCTATTCAAGTGATGACAATGGATCAAAACCTGCGGTATCAGAAAGCAGTACACCTGATTTATCTCCTAATAACGATGTTTCAAAGGACGGGTCGGGGTCAGAGCATGCTGGGAACGTGTCCAACGAAAAAAATGAAGACAAAGAAAGAGATGAAACTGTACTGGAGAAAACAACAACGGCACCCGGAATTAACGCTGAAATCACCGTCGAGGCAGAAAAACGCTGTTGGGTAAAGTTTACTGTGGACGGTAACAATACGTACACAGGTACAATCGTTGGTCCGCTTAGTAAAACTATTAATGCAGAAGATAATTTTGCAGCAGTTTTTGGAAATGCCGGTGCGGTTTCAATAAAGGTGAACGGCAAACAGATAACTGATATTGGCGGCGATGGTGCCGTTAGCCATATGCAGATGGAAATAACTAACTCCGAGACGTTAATAGTACGGATTAATGGAAAGGAAAAAATGGAAATTAAGATTTCTACTGAGAAAGTCAGTAATCAATGA